From a region of the Campylobacter showae genome:
- the thiC gene encoding phosphomethylpyrimidine synthase ThiC, which yields MKEFRVKFDSADKTPTQMYYAKKGVITPEMNYVAQAEMLDPELVRSEIAAGKMIIPANIHHENLLPMAIGREAKTKINANIGNSSLSSDICAELEKLQICLKYGADTVMDLSTGGDLDAIRSAIIANSTVPIGTVPMYQIIHDIKEVENLTTDDILKTLEKQARQGVSYFTIHAGFLLKFMPLVAKRKMGIVSRGGSLTASWMMHHHKENPFYEAFDDILEICAAHDVALSLGDGLRPGCLYDATDEAQLSELRVLGELTLRAWEKNVQVMIEGPGHIPLNQIEYNMKIERELCHGAPFYVLGPLPTDIGAGYDHITSAIGGTMAAFYGASMLCYVTPKEHLGLPNSNDVRDGIVAHKIAAHAADVALGKAGAIERDHAMSDARYAFDWNRQFELSLDPERARELHDESLPQESFKKAEFCSMCGPKFCAYKISKNLTKEKNVK from the coding sequence ATGAAAGAATTTCGGGTCAAATTTGACTCCGCCGACAAAACTCCAACGCAGATGTACTACGCTAAAAAAGGCGTTATAACGCCCGAGATGAACTACGTAGCGCAAGCTGAAATGCTAGATCCCGAGCTCGTTAGAAGCGAGATCGCCGCGGGCAAGATGATAATCCCCGCTAACATCCATCACGAAAATTTGCTCCCGATGGCGATCGGCAGGGAGGCCAAAACCAAAATCAACGCAAATATCGGCAACTCAAGCCTAAGTAGCGATATCTGCGCCGAGCTTGAAAAGCTGCAAATTTGCCTAAAATACGGCGCCGACACGGTCATGGATCTAAGCACGGGCGGTGATCTGGATGCCATTAGAAGCGCTATAATCGCAAATTCGACCGTCCCCATAGGCACCGTGCCGATGTATCAGATCATCCACGATATAAAAGAAGTCGAAAATTTAACGACGGACGACATCCTAAAAACGCTCGAAAAACAGGCGCGTCAGGGCGTTAGCTACTTTACTATACACGCGGGCTTTTTGCTCAAATTTATGCCGCTGGTCGCAAAGCGAAAGATGGGTATCGTTAGTCGCGGCGGTAGCTTAACAGCTAGCTGGATGATGCACCATCACAAGGAAAACCCGTTTTACGAGGCCTTTGACGATATTTTAGAAATTTGCGCCGCTCACGACGTCGCGCTATCTCTAGGCGACGGGTTGCGTCCCGGCTGCTTATACGACGCGACCGATGAGGCTCAGCTTAGCGAGCTGCGGGTTTTAGGCGAGCTAACGCTGCGCGCATGGGAGAAAAACGTACAGGTGATGATCGAGGGGCCGGGTCATATTCCTTTAAACCAAATAGAGTATAATATGAAAATCGAACGCGAGCTGTGCCACGGCGCGCCTTTTTACGTGCTAGGACCGTTGCCTACGGACATCGGCGCGGGGTATGATCACATCACTTCGGCTATCGGCGGGACGATGGCGGCCTTTTACGGAGCCTCGATGCTGTGCTACGTGACGCCTAAAGAGCACCTTGGTTTGCCAAACTCAAACGATGTGAGAGATGGCATCGTAGCGCATAAGATCGCCGCTCACGCAGCCGACGTCGCGCTAGGCAAAGCAGGCGCGATAGAGCGAGATCACGCGATGAGCGATGCTAGATACGCTTTTGACTGGAACAGGCAGTTTGAGCTAAGCCTAGATCCCGAGAGAGCGCGCGAGCTACACGATGAGAGCTTGCCGCAAGAGTCGTTTAAAAAGGCGGAATTTTGCTCGATGTGCGGGCCTAAATTTTGCGCGTATAAAATTTCGAAAAATCTAACGAAGGAGAAAAATGTTAAGTAA
- a CDS encoding bifunctional 2-C-methyl-D-erythritol 4-phosphate cytidylyltransferase/2-C-methyl-D-erythritol 2,4-cyclodiphosphate synthase, translating to MLDVTLIMLGAGSSSRFEMPVKKQWLRVGGDPLWLFAAKNLSSHYAFKEIIIASNEEKYMSKFAPTYRFVKGGATRQESLKNALKLVQSEYVLVSDIARPMISAELFSRIIGGIQNADCVVPALKVPDTVYLGSQAVDREQIKLIQTPQLSRTEMLKSALEAGQICTDDSSAIAAAGGKIWYMQGDENARKITFKDDLSKICGLGAPSSEIYVGNGFDVHAFEEEKKEGSFVTIGGEKIPFERNLKAHSDGDVAIHALIDAILGAAGLGDIGEHFPDIDDKFKGADSAMLLKEAYRLVQSVGFELINADVTVIAERPKLSKFKSAMEINIANALNLTPSRINVKATTTEKLGFTGRGEGIAATASASLKIYDWTQK from the coding sequence TTGCTAGACGTTACGCTGATAATGCTCGGAGCTGGAAGCTCTAGCCGTTTTGAGATGCCCGTTAAAAAGCAGTGGTTGCGCGTCGGAGGCGATCCGCTATGGCTCTTTGCCGCTAAAAATTTAAGCTCGCATTATGCTTTTAAAGAGATAATCATTGCCTCAAACGAGGAAAAATATATGAGCAAATTTGCCCCAACGTATCGCTTCGTAAAAGGCGGTGCGACCCGTCAAGAGAGCCTAAAAAATGCTCTTAAACTCGTCCAAAGCGAGTATGTTTTGGTGAGCGACATCGCTCGTCCGATGATTAGTGCCGAGCTTTTCTCGCGCATCATAGGCGGCATCCAAAACGCCGACTGCGTCGTGCCTGCGCTAAAAGTGCCAGATACCGTTTATCTAGGCTCCCAGGCCGTCGATAGAGAGCAGATCAAGCTCATCCAGACGCCGCAACTCTCGCGCACGGAGATGCTAAAAAGCGCGCTTGAAGCGGGTCAAATTTGCACCGACGATAGCTCGGCAATAGCGGCTGCGGGCGGTAAAATTTGGTACATGCAGGGCGATGAAAACGCTAGAAAAATCACATTTAAAGACGACCTTTCTAAAATTTGCGGCCTTGGTGCGCCGTCAAGCGAAATTTACGTGGGAAACGGCTTTGACGTGCATGCCTTTGAAGAAGAGAAAAAAGAGGGAAGTTTCGTAACAATCGGCGGCGAAAAAATCCCTTTTGAGCGAAATTTAAAGGCTCACTCCGACGGCGACGTAGCTATCCACGCGCTCATCGACGCGATACTGGGAGCCGCCGGTCTGGGCGATATAGGCGAGCATTTCCCCGATATCGACGATAAATTTAAGGGGGCAGACTCAGCTATGTTACTAAAAGAAGCATATAGGCTGGTTCAAAGCGTCGGATTTGAGCTTATTAATGCCGATGTCACCGTCATAGCCGAGCGACCAAAGCTTAGCAAATTTAAATCTGCGATGGAAATAAACATCGCAAATGCGCTAAATTTGACCCCGAGCCGCATAAACGTAAAGGCCACGACGACCGAAAAGCTGGGCTTTACCGGGCGAGGCGAGGGCATAGCCGCTACGGCGTCGGCGAGTCTAAAAATTTACGACTGGACGCAAAAATAA
- a CDS encoding response regulator, producing MRVLIIENEIYLAQSIASKLENLGYECEITRSAMDAMKSEPEQRAKEGAKDVHFDVVLLSSAFAGDETLKIIQKFKDSVVILLITYISNDTVSIPIKAGASDYIQKPFMIEELVRKIKHFEEFRRLQTFIKTYQDYLNYHFKAVSALNFDFKRIKLPLLIKCNKMINADNFVFEYAKALNLSFKYVPLEPGIDLEAIAAANPRTLLYFSNFQILRQEAKNQIVSLAAKRKLIASSTNPNEEAPMETLNIASDEKNFQIDEILTIDDYIKHIIVNYQDKYPDTELSKKLGISRKSLWEKRKKYDVVKKK from the coding sequence ATGAGAGTTTTGATAATAGAAAACGAAATCTACCTAGCCCAAAGCATCGCCTCAAAGCTGGAAAATCTAGGCTATGAGTGCGAGATCACAAGAAGCGCGATGGATGCGATGAAAAGCGAGCCTGAGCAGAGGGCAAAGGAGGGCGCTAAGGACGTGCACTTTGACGTGGTGCTGCTCTCTAGCGCGTTTGCGGGCGACGAGACGCTAAAAATCATACAAAAATTTAAAGACTCCGTCGTCATCCTGCTCATCACGTACATCAGCAATGACACCGTCTCGATCCCGATAAAAGCGGGCGCTAGCGACTACATACAAAAGCCGTTTATGATCGAGGAGCTGGTGCGAAAGATCAAGCATTTTGAGGAGTTTAGGCGGCTGCAAACATTTATAAAGACCTATCAGGACTACTTAAACTATCATTTTAAGGCCGTCTCGGCGCTAAATTTCGACTTTAAGCGCATAAAGCTGCCGCTTCTCATAAAGTGCAATAAAATGATAAACGCCGATAATTTCGTTTTCGAGTACGCAAAGGCGCTAAATTTGAGCTTCAAATACGTCCCGCTAGAGCCAGGCATCGACTTAGAGGCCATAGCCGCGGCAAATCCGCGCACGCTTTTGTATTTTTCAAATTTTCAAATTTTACGTCAAGAGGCCAAAAATCAGATCGTATCTCTCGCCGCTAAACGCAAGCTCATCGCAAGCTCGACCAATCCTAACGAAGAAGCGCCGATGGAGACGCTAAACATCGCAAGCGACGAGAAAAATTTCCAAATCGACGAAATTTTGACGATCGACGACTACATCAAGCACATCATCGTAAACTATCAGGACAAATACCCCGATACCGAGCTTAGCAAAAAGCTAGGCATCTCGCGCAAATCGCTTTGGGAAAAGAGGAAAAAATATGACGTCGTCAAGAAAAAATAA
- a CDS encoding sulfate adenylyltransferase, translating into MTSSRKNNAVWINDEAFGALDLIENQIFSKFNRLMNEKEANEIYETGFLAGEPMPYTFIFAPHGKRNQETIKNASKGDHIELINGGKVVGYIEVGEVFKFNAEKSSQNIFRANEAAPAQQSQSGELAVSGEIKIYDDKLAEVRKLIEEVKREQNVRKVSAIMLTAEPFNRAHERLIRMTIDSSDLVLLFLLKSHGADEMMSFLLKKSVLEYFIQNYVPKNRLIIVPFENSNLFSSHLNPTLECIAAHRLGAHKLIVGQNHAGIGMFYDHNVAHTVLERYKNDLNLDIVVLPELVYCDECKTLVSTKTCPHGQHHHIKYHAQTLKTLLLAGILPPAILMRRDISAMILSELFPNRFENIQKLCDDLFPSNGLLEKQTEREFYENLMKLYQTTSLT; encoded by the coding sequence ATGACGTCGTCAAGAAAAAATAACGCCGTTTGGATAAACGACGAGGCTTTCGGCGCGCTTGATCTCATAGAAAATCAAATTTTTAGCAAATTTAACCGCCTGATGAATGAAAAAGAGGCGAACGAGATCTACGAAACGGGCTTTTTGGCCGGCGAACCGATGCCATATACTTTTATCTTTGCGCCGCACGGCAAGCGCAACCAAGAAACGATAAAAAACGCCTCAAAGGGCGATCATATCGAGCTTATCAACGGCGGCAAGGTGGTTGGGTATATCGAGGTCGGCGAGGTTTTTAAATTTAACGCCGAAAAAAGCTCGCAAAATATCTTTCGCGCCAACGAAGCCGCGCCCGCGCAACAAAGCCAAAGCGGCGAACTGGCCGTGAGCGGCGAGATAAAAATCTACGACGACAAGCTAGCCGAGGTAAGAAAACTGATCGAAGAGGTCAAAAGAGAGCAAAACGTCCGCAAGGTCTCGGCGATCATGCTAACCGCGGAGCCCTTTAACCGCGCGCACGAGCGCCTAATCAGGATGACGATAGATAGCTCCGATCTGGTGTTGCTATTTTTACTAAAAAGCCACGGCGCGGACGAGATGATGAGCTTTTTGCTCAAAAAAAGCGTGCTGGAGTACTTCATCCAAAACTACGTCCCCAAAAACCGCCTGATCATCGTGCCTTTTGAGAACTCAAATCTCTTTAGCTCGCACCTAAATCCGACGCTAGAGTGCATCGCGGCGCATAGGCTAGGCGCTCATAAGCTCATAGTGGGGCAAAATCACGCGGGTATCGGGATGTTTTACGATCACAACGTCGCCCACACGGTGCTAGAGCGATATAAAAACGATCTAAATTTAGATATCGTCGTGCTGCCCGAGCTCGTCTACTGCGACGAGTGCAAGACGCTAGTTAGCACCAAGACCTGCCCGCACGGCCAGCACCACCACATCAAATACCACGCCCAGACGCTAAAAACGCTGCTGCTAGCGGGTATCTTGCCGCCTGCGATCCTCATGCGGCGCGACATCTCGGCGATGATACTGAGCGAGCTTTTCCCGAACCGATTTGAAAATATCCAAAAGCTTTGCGACGATCTTTTCCCTAGCAACGGACTGCTCGAAAAGCAGACGGAGAGGGAGTTTTACGAAAATTTGATGAAGCTTTATCAGACGACGTCGCTGACTTAA
- a CDS encoding phosphatidylglycerophosphatase A, which translates to MQRLFLTFFGAGLSPKAPGTVGSIAGAVAAFGILTILPASTLFLVSICLFLYSIKIIDDYEAKTGMHDHGSIVIDEVAGVWLAISISSATAVQFALSVLFFRVFDIWKPSVIGRIDRDVKGGLGVMGDDMLAGLFAGLLSTICYEAVTKIGLDYEWIKFELPFVK; encoded by the coding sequence ATGCAAAGGTTGTTTTTAACGTTTTTTGGCGCCGGCCTAAGCCCCAAAGCTCCCGGCACGGTAGGCTCGATAGCGGGCGCGGTCGCGGCGTTTGGGATTTTGACGATCTTGCCCGCTTCCACGCTATTTTTGGTTTCGATTTGCCTTTTTTTATATAGCATAAAGATCATCGACGATTATGAAGCAAAAACCGGCATGCACGATCACGGCAGCATCGTGATAGACGAGGTTGCGGGCGTTTGGCTGGCGATATCTATCAGCAGCGCTACGGCGGTGCAGTTTGCGCTCTCGGTTCTGTTTTTTAGGGTGTTTGATATCTGGAAACCTTCCGTGATCGGGCGCATCGATAGGGATGTCAAGGGCGGACTCGGCGTGATGGGCGACGATATGCTAGCAGGGCTTTTTGCGGGGCTTCTTAGCACGATTTGCTACGAGGCCGTGACGAAGATCGGGCTTGACTATGAGTGGATTAAATTTGAGCTGCCGTTTGTGAAGTAG
- a CDS encoding fatty-acid--CoA ligase: MNQTTIVIILATILLMLVASLVFMAVKLGSDKIAANNAAKEAANRGITLDDLLAVANDPGTSKNKLFSILRTFSSNFRLPPKKDGVAPEDAKEYLNFILAIASHKNADAKLIAFMTNELKKKNPEYAREIDAYEQKGMAQAKK, translated from the coding sequence ATGAATCAAACTACGATAGTAATAATTCTAGCGACGATTCTTTTGATGCTCGTCGCTTCCCTTGTTTTTATGGCGGTTAAGCTAGGTAGCGACAAAATCGCGGCCAATAATGCGGCAAAAGAAGCCGCCAATCGAGGCATCACACTAGATGATTTACTCGCCGTAGCAAACGATCCAGGCACTAGCAAAAATAAGTTATTTTCTATTTTGAGGACATTTTCTTCAAATTTTAGGTTACCGCCTAAAAAAGACGGCGTAGCGCCCGAGGATGCAAAAGAGTATTTAAATTTTATTCTAGCTATAGCTTCACATAAAAACGCTGACGCCAAACTAATAGCTTTTATGACTAACGAACTAAAAAAGAAAAATCCTGAATACGCAAGAGAGATCGACGCCTATGAACAAAAAGGCATGGCGCAAGCAAAAAAATAA
- the ccsA gene encoding cytochrome c biogenesis protein CcsA → MSELKSLFFSMTSAVVLLIIFAIGSGAATIIESYYDTKSAWAAVYGASWFALVQVLLGINLAYNIFRYNLLRKEKLPVLIFHVSFLFMLLGAAMTRYLGFEGNIHIRENETSNAVFGSVSRIEIAAEKDGQIYSNSIPKQITSVGSNDFNLPLEIAGKKANLTFDGYYKKAETEYYEAEKGEPLVRLAVSSPDSKEEISLQAGETREVGGVSFAFDAQPLLENFVKIELKDGKFYLTSNQNIGYFTMTTNEKGEYAKDQATEFLPMQLYTVTDVNFVPKSLLTKAAKRVVSKNGEYDALVANLTFDGQTQQLMLYENSYIPAKAKIDGVLFNVYWGSKMVELPFSLKLEDFELKRYPGSNSPMSYSSDVIVEDSRTGNYPYKIYMNHVLDHDGYRFFQSSYDQDELGTVLSVNRDPGKIPTYVGYFLLGLGLFFNVVNPRSRFRKLAKMINEDAVKKVASFVIVACFAAFAPSKTYAADNARNIDANHAKELSTLIIQSADGRMKPFDTVAREILNKIHRSDTLDGLNANQAILSMMINAPYWRDVPIIYVGNKELKKLIGIDEKAKYASYNDFFESDKDGKITYKLNKFAEAANRKTPGERGTFDKDLQKVDERLNILYMVFIGEVFTMFPKMDDPNNKWYGIASAMMYLPKNESEPIGRMLRSYFTSVAEATENNNWRRANQALAEIKTYQQEHGKAVIPGEKRIEMELFFNEYKIFESLTPVYLLAGFGLLCFVFAKMARPKLNIKWLFGIVYGVNILAFLLHTFGIGIRWYIAEHAPWSNAYESMIYIAWALSLSGLVFSRQSPIAMALTSILAGVTLFVAHLSWMDPQITTLVPVLQSYWLTIHVSVITASYGFLGLCSLLGMFTLVLFALQGGKEHKEISRNILEATRINEMAMILGLSLLTMGNFLGGVWANESWGRYWGWDSKETWALVSILVYAAVLHIRFIPKLNSQYAFAVTSMFAYWSIIMTYFGVNFYLSGMHSYAAGEPIPVPTFVWVGALLMVLIAVLAYFRKPDKTVKL, encoded by the coding sequence TTGAGCGAGTTAAAATCCCTATTTTTCAGTATGACGTCAGCCGTCGTGCTACTTATTATATTTGCTATCGGTAGCGGCGCGGCAACGATAATAGAAAGCTACTACGACACAAAAAGCGCGTGGGCGGCGGTTTACGGAGCGAGTTGGTTCGCTTTAGTGCAGGTGCTTTTAGGTATAAATTTGGCTTACAATATTTTTAGATACAACCTTTTAAGAAAAGAAAAACTACCCGTTTTGATATTTCACGTTAGCTTTTTGTTTATGCTACTTGGCGCGGCAATGACGCGATATCTTGGCTTTGAGGGCAACATCCACATCAGAGAAAACGAAACCTCAAACGCGGTATTCGGATCCGTTTCCAGAATAGAAATCGCAGCCGAAAAAGACGGTCAAATTTACTCAAACTCAATCCCGAAACAAATCACTTCCGTCGGCTCAAACGACTTTAACTTGCCGCTTGAAATCGCGGGAAAAAAAGCAAATTTAACCTTTGACGGATACTACAAAAAGGCCGAAACCGAGTACTACGAAGCGGAAAAAGGCGAACCGCTCGTTAGGCTTGCGGTCTCAAGCCCGGACTCAAAAGAAGAAATAAGCCTGCAAGCCGGCGAAACTCGCGAGGTAGGCGGCGTTAGCTTTGCATTCGACGCGCAGCCGTTACTTGAAAATTTCGTCAAAATCGAGCTAAAAGATGGTAAATTTTATCTAACTTCGAACCAAAATATCGGCTACTTTACGATGACGACCAACGAAAAAGGCGAGTACGCGAAAGACCAAGCGACCGAGTTTTTACCGATGCAGCTCTATACGGTCACGGACGTAAATTTCGTTCCAAAATCATTGCTAACCAAGGCGGCCAAGCGAGTCGTGAGCAAAAACGGCGAATACGACGCATTGGTGGCAAATTTGACGTTTGACGGGCAAACCCAGCAGCTCATGCTCTATGAAAACAGCTACATACCTGCTAAAGCTAAGATCGACGGCGTGCTTTTTAACGTTTATTGGGGCTCAAAGATGGTCGAGCTTCCATTTTCTTTAAAACTTGAGGACTTCGAGCTTAAGCGCTATCCGGGTTCAAATTCGCCGATGAGCTACTCTAGCGACGTCATCGTCGAGGACTCTAGGACCGGAAACTACCCGTATAAAATTTATATGAACCACGTACTAGATCACGACGGATATAGATTTTTCCAAAGCAGCTACGACCAAGACGAGCTTGGCACCGTACTATCGGTAAACCGCGACCCGGGCAAGATTCCGACCTATGTCGGCTACTTTTTGCTGGGACTGGGACTATTTTTTAACGTCGTAAATCCTCGCTCGCGCTTTAGAAAACTAGCTAAAATGATAAACGAGGATGCCGTTAAAAAAGTCGCGAGCTTTGTGATAGTGGCCTGCTTTGCGGCATTTGCTCCAAGCAAAACCTACGCAGCCGATAACGCTAGAAATATCGATGCAAACCATGCCAAAGAGCTTTCGACGCTAATCATCCAAAGCGCCGACGGAAGAATGAAGCCTTTTGATACCGTAGCAAGGGAAATTTTAAACAAGATCCACCGCAGCGATACGCTAGACGGCCTAAATGCAAACCAAGCCATACTTTCTATGATGATAAACGCTCCGTACTGGCGCGACGTGCCGATAATCTATGTCGGAAATAAAGAGCTAAAAAAACTAATCGGCATAGATGAAAAGGCCAAATACGCGAGCTACAACGACTTTTTTGAAAGCGACAAAGACGGTAAAATCACCTACAAACTCAACAAATTTGCCGAAGCAGCAAACCGCAAAACGCCAGGCGAGCGAGGTACGTTCGATAAAGACTTGCAAAAAGTAGACGAGCGCCTAAATATCCTTTATATGGTGTTTATAGGCGAAGTTTTTACGATGTTTCCAAAGATGGACGACCCGAATAACAAATGGTACGGTATAGCTTCGGCTATGATGTACCTTCCTAAAAACGAGAGCGAGCCGATCGGCAGGATGCTAAGGAGCTATTTCACTAGCGTTGCCGAAGCTACAGAAAACAACAACTGGCGCCGAGCAAATCAAGCTCTAGCCGAGATCAAAACCTATCAGCAAGAACACGGCAAAGCGGTCATCCCGGGCGAAAAACGCATCGAGATGGAGCTGTTTTTTAACGAGTATAAAATTTTCGAATCGCTAACGCCGGTATATCTTTTGGCTGGGTTTGGCCTTTTGTGCTTCGTGTTTGCTAAGATGGCAAGGCCTAAACTAAATATCAAATGGCTATTTGGTATCGTTTACGGCGTAAATATCTTGGCATTTTTACTGCATACTTTCGGCATCGGCATACGCTGGTATATCGCTGAGCACGCACCGTGGAGCAACGCCTACGAGTCGATGATTTATATCGCTTGGGCGCTTAGCTTATCAGGCCTCGTGTTCTCGCGCCAAAGCCCGATAGCTATGGCTCTAACCTCGATTTTAGCGGGCGTTACGCTATTTGTCGCACACCTTAGCTGGATGGATCCGCAGATCACTACTCTAGTGCCCGTACTTCAGAGCTACTGGCTAACGATCCACGTTTCAGTCATCACGGCTAGCTACGGATTTTTGGGACTTTGCTCGCTGCTGGGTATGTTTACGCTCGTACTTTTTGCCCTGCAAGGCGGCAAAGAGCATAAGGAAATTTCGCGAAATATCCTAGAGGCTACCCGTATAAACGAGATGGCGATGATACTAGGCCTTAGCCTGCTTACGATGGGAAACTTCCTAGGTGGCGTTTGGGCGAACGAAAGCTGGGGTCGCTACTGGGGTTGGGATAGCAAGGAGACGTGGGCGCTGGTTTCTATTTTGGTCTATGCGGCGGTTTTACACATCAGATTTATCCCTAAGCTAAACAGCCAGTACGCATTTGCCGTGACTTCGATGTTTGCTTATTGGTCGATCATAATGACCTATTTTGGCGTAAACTTCTACCTAAGCGGTATGCACTCGTATGCTGCGGGCGAGCCGATACCGGTGCCTACTTTTGTGTGGGTTGGTGCGCTTTTGATGGTCTTGATCGCGGTTTTGGCGTACTTTAGAAAGCCCGATAAAACGGTAAAACTATAA
- a CDS encoding RBBP9/YdeN family alpha/beta hydrolase, translating into MKKQIYVIHGYDASPQSHWFSWFKEKMRGLAEVEILKMPNPQTPKLNEWLETMKQNVNLGENSFIIAHSLGTITSLNFLSGFANLPKFGGLVLVSPFDEPIKEFAILNEFCEPQIAYEKIKSAANFIKVIAAKDDYIVPCELSLKVARNLGVTPDIFEKGGHFMSADGFSEFEFILNLFKLKDEKLS; encoded by the coding sequence ATGAAAAAGCAAATTTACGTCATTCACGGCTACGACGCTTCTCCGCAAAGTCACTGGTTTTCCTGGTTTAAAGAAAAGATGCGCGGCCTTGCCGAGGTGGAAATTTTAAAGATGCCAAACCCGCAAACACCGAAGCTAAACGAGTGGCTAGAAACAATGAAGCAAAACGTAAATTTGGGAGAGAATTCATTTATCATCGCTCACAGCCTAGGCACGATAACTAGCCTAAATTTTCTTAGCGGTTTTGCAAATTTGCCCAAATTCGGCGGTCTAGTCCTTGTATCGCCGTTTGACGAGCCGATTAAGGAATTTGCTATATTAAATGAATTTTGCGAGCCGCAAATCGCCTATGAAAAGATAAAATCAGCGGCGAATTTTATAAAAGTAATAGCCGCAAAAGACGACTATATCGTGCCTTGCGAGCTTAGCCTAAAGGTAGCGAGAAATTTAGGCGTAACGCCCGATATCTTTGAAAAAGGCGGACACTTTATGAGCGCGGACGGTTTTAGCGAATTTGAGTTTATATTAAATTTATTTAAACTTAAAGACGAAAAATTATCATAA